The Cyprinus carpio isolate SPL01 chromosome A5, ASM1834038v1, whole genome shotgun sequence genome has a segment encoding these proteins:
- the LOC109101262 gene encoding D(2)-like dopamine receptor codes for MDFLTEYPYNDTYYDNGTGALNSTSCEAKHQYNYYAMLLTLLIFVIVFGNVLVCMAVSREKALQTTTNYLIVSLAVADLLVATLVMPWVVYLEVVGEWRFSKIHCDVFVTLDVMMCTASILNLCAISIDRYTAVAMPMLYNTRYSSKRRVTVMISVVWVLSFAISCPLLFGLNNTATRDDTVCEIANPAFVVYSSIMSFYVPFIVTLLVYVQIYVVLRKRRKRVNTKRSCKKTGADAQPSLKEKCTHPEDVKLCTVIIKTNGGLPAKNKKAQLIKEVLHQGADVGVDIVAGTSPPEKKKLASTLVVDLPNPSPIHASPSHDECQSNGDEKNGHAKEVQTPKEAKPVETQALPNGKTRTTVTKTMSKRKMSQHKEKKATQMLAIVLGVFIICWLPFFITHILKTHCTSCVVPLEMYNAFTWLGYVNSAVNPIIYTTFNVEFRKAFIKILHC; via the exons ATGGATTTCCTCACGGAGTATCCCTACAATGACACTTATTATGACAACGGGACCGGGGCACTCAACAGCACAAGTTGTGAGGCCAAGCATCAGTATAACTACTATGCCATGCTCCTGACTCTCCTCATCTTTGTCATTGTCTTCGGCAATGTGTTGGTGTGCATGGCAGTCTCCCGAGAGAAAGCGCTGCAGACCACCACTAATTACCTTATTGTCAGCCTGGCGGTGGCAGATCTTCTCGTGGCCACATTAGTTATGCCCTGGGTGGTGTACCTTGAG GTGGTGGGGGAGTGGCGTTTCAGTAAAATCCATTGTGACGTGTTCGTCACCCTGGACGTCATGATGTGCACAGCCAGCATTCTTAATCTGTGCGCTATTAGTATTGACAG GTACACGGCTGTTGCCATGCCGATGTTGTACAACACACGCTACAGCTCCAAGAGACGAGTCACGGTAATGATCTCGGTGGTTTGGGTGCTTTCATTCGCTATTTCCTGCCCCCTGCTATTTGGATTAAATAACACAG ctACAAGGGATGATACCGTATGTGAAATCGCCAACCCCGCTTTTGTTGTCTACTCCTCCATAATGTCATTCTACGTGCCCTTCATCGTCACCCTTCTCGTGTACGTGCAGATCTATGTGGTTCTTCGCAAGCGCCGAAAACGGGTCAACACTAAACGGAGCTGCAAGAAGACAGGCGCTGATGCTCAGCCCTCTCTCAAG GAAAAGTGCACTCATCCTGAAGATGTGAAACTGTGCACAGTAATCATTAAGACCAACGGGGGTTTACCTGCCAAAAACAAGAAAGCT CAACTGATAAAGGAGGTCCTGCACCAAGGTGCTGATGTGGGAGTGGACATCGTGGCAGGCACCAGCCCTCCCGAGAAAAAGAAACTGGCATCCACTCTGGTCGTCGACCTGCCCAACCCAAGTCCAATCCATGCCTCTCCCTCCCATGATGAATGTCAGTCAAATGGAGATGAGAAAAATGGGCATGCCAAGGAGGTCCAGACCCCTAAAGAAGCCAAACCTGTTGAAACTCAGGCACTGCCCAATGGCAAAACCCGAACTACAGTGACCAAAACCATGAGCAAGAGAAAGATGTCTCAGCATAAAGAAAAGAAGGCTACTCAGATGCTGGCTATTGTTCTAG GTGTTTTCATTATTTGCTGGCTGCCCTTTTTTATTACTCACATTTTGAAAACTCACTGCACAAGCTGCGTGGTGCCACTGGAAATGTACAATGCCTTCACTTGGCTGGGATATGTGAACAGTGCCGTCAACCCCATCATATATACCACTTTCAATGTGGAGTTCAGAAAGGCTTTCATAAAGATATTGCACTGCTGA